A stretch of DNA from Campylobacter gracilis:
ACAGGTGCTAAAGACTATCGCAGAGCTTGCCGCAGAGGATCGCTCGCTTATCATCGTCACGCACAATATGGGCTTTGCACGCAAGATCGCAGATAGAATTTTATTCTTAGACGGCGGAGTTATCGCATTCGACGGCGACGCAGAGGAATTCTTCGGTAGCAACGACGAGCGCATAGCTAAATTTATCGGCGCTATGAGCTTTTAAATCCATTAAATTTCAAGGAGAAAAGATGAAAATAGATACCCTAATCGTAAAGGGCATAGAGGCCAAGTCCAACCCCCACAACGCGGTCATTCCGCCGATATATCTAGCCAGCACCTTCGTGCAAGAAAGTCTGGATGATTTCGGCAAATACGCCTACTCGCGTGGCGCAAATCCTACGCGCAACGCCTTTGAGGAGCTTTTTGCAAAATTTGAAGGCAGCAAATACGCCTTCGCGCTAGCCTCGGGCATGGCGGCTACGAGCGCTGCGTTTGCGCTACTTAAAAGCGGCGATCGCGTGCTGCTAAATAATAACGTCTACGGCGGCACCTATCGCTACGTAAGCGGGATTTTTAAAAATCAAGGGATCAATTACGACTTGGTGGACGATCTAAATTTGATCACCGAAATTCCAAGCGATGTTAAAATGGTCTTCATCGAAACGCCCTCAAATCCGCTTTTGCGCGTAACCGACATTGAGCGCATCAGCGAGCTCGCGCATAAAAGCGGTGCGCTTGTGGTGATGGATAATACCTTTTTGACCCCATATTATCAGCGCCCACTAGAGCACGGCGCAGACATCGTGGTTTATAGCGCGACCAAATACATAGGCGGGCATGCCGATCTGATCGCCGGCATCGTTACGACGAACGATGATGAGCTTGCCGCAAGAATTCAGTTTATGAAAAATACTCTGGGCGCTACGCTCTCGCCTACCGACGCGTATTCGCTAATACGCGGACTTAAAACGCTAAGCGTGCGCTTCGACCGCCAGAGCGAAAATACGCTAAAGATAATAGAATTTTTACGCAGCAATCCTGCGGTAGAGGCGGTAAATTTTGCAGGCTCGCATTCTGCGAGCGAAAAAAAGATACAAGATCGCCAAGCTAGCGGCATCGGAGCGGTCATCTCGCTGGTGCTTAAGCCACAATACGACTATAAAACCTTTGCACGCAGCCTTGAGCTATTCGATCTAGCCGTGAGCCTGGGCGGCGTAGAGAGCTTGATCTGCCACCCCGCGTCGATGACGCACGAGAGCTATCCGCGCGAGCTGCAAGAACGCATCGGCATCAGTCAAAATTTGCTGCGCCTAGCCATAGGCATCGAAAACGCGGACGATCTCATAGCGGACCTTACCGCCGCGCTAGAAAAATCTAAAAAATAGGCGGCACGGAATTTCCAAGCTCGTGGAATTTCTATGCAGGCTTGTAAAAATTTGCGCGGGCGCGCAGAATTCATGTCAAAATTTCGTCCAAAATCCTTATAGCTTCGCTCGTGAGGCTATAAGGGCGCGGTCTTTACGAACCGGCGCGCATGGCGGGTTTAAAAAGACCCGCCGTCGATCATTTCATTTTTCTAAAAATTCCTTTTTTGCAAAACCTATGCCTATTTCTCGCGGGCTAAATTTTGCATGAATTTTCACTCGTTAAATTTTACGAAGCGCGCGGCTTTGCGTAAAATTTAAATTTAAAAATTCCGCCACTACGCCGTTGAAATGAAATTTTAATTTATACGCACGGCAAGATTTATCCAGACCTCCTGCCAAAACACATCGTTTAAATTTAATTCGAATAAATCTATCTAACCGCCGTTTGATATTGCCGAGCGGAGAGCTTAAATTTAATCAAAATTTTAAAGGCGTCGGCGATCTGTGCCGCACCACGCCAACCGCTCGATCTAAATTTAGAGCAATTAAATTTATCAAACGAACGAATTTAGGCCCCGTCCTGCTCAAAATTTAAAATTCTACGCGCCGTTTAAATTCCGCTTAAAATTTTAGCCGCACTTTAAATTTAGCGGAGTTACTTCAGCTCGCCCCAGCGCTTGGCGATGTTTAGGCTCGTCTTTAAGGGTACGTTCAGGCTCGCCGCACTTTGCATTATCTCCTGCGCGCGCGCGCCGAAGCCCTGCGCCAAATCGTCCCGCACCTCGAAGATCAGCTCATCGTGGATCTGCAAAATCAGCCGCGCCTCGCCATTTAGCAGCGGCGAAATATCAACCATCGCCTTTTTGATGATGTCGGCGGCGGAGCCTTGAAATTTCGTATTCACCGCCTCGCGCTCGTAGCTCGCATAGACCATATTGTTGCGCGCATTTGCGAAGTCGAAGTACCGCCTGCGCCCAAAAAGCGTGCTTACGTAGCCATCCGCTTTCGCGTCCGATTTTATGCTTTGCAAAAACTCCTTGATCGTAGAAAACGCCGCGAAATAGCGCTCGATATAGCCCTTCGCCTCGGCGCGCGCGATGCCTAGGCTATCGCTTAGCTTACCCGCGCCCATGCCGTAGATAAGGCCGAAATTTATGCTCTTTGCGATCGTGCGGTGCGCGGGCTGCGCGTCGCCGAAAATACTGATCGCCGTGCGCGCGTGAATGTCCTCATCCGCCCTAAACGCCGCCAAAAGCGCAGGATCGCGCGAAAAGTGCGCGAGCAGGCGCAGCTCGATCTGCGAGTAATCAAGCGAGATCAGCGAGTAACCCCCCTCTGCTAGGAAGCAGTCTCGCACGTTCTTTGCAAACGTGCCGCGCGCGGGGATATTTTGAAGGTTCGGATTTTTGCTCGCTAGCCGCCCGGTAGCCGTGCCGGTCTGCAAGAAATTCGATCTGACGCGATTTTGCGCATCGGCCAACGCAAGCTGCAGCAGCGGCTCGCAGTAGGTGCTTTGCAGCTTAAACAGCTCGCGGTAGTCTAAAATTTTACCCACCGCGGGATGCAGCGCCGTAAGATCCTTCAGCACGCTTTCATCGGTGCTATAACCCGTCTTGGTGCGCTTCGCCGCAGGAAGCCCAAGCCGCTCGAAAAGCACGGCGCCGAGCTGAGCGGGAGAGTTGATGTTAAACTGCTCGCCGCAAAGCTCATAAATTTCATCCGTGAGCGCTCGCAGGGACTTTTCGTTGCGCCCGATTAGGCGCTTTATCATCTCCACGTCTATCTTGATGCCGCATCTTTGCATCTGCCAAAGCACCCGCACGAACGGAAACTCAAGCTCCTGCGCGAGCTTAAAAAGCGCGGGCTCTAACAGCCCCTTTAGCTTAAAATACAGCCTCAGCGTCACCCACGCATCCTCGCTCGCATAGATCGTAGCGGCGTCCAGCTCCACGGAAGCGAAGGTCTCGCCCTTTTTGACGACGTCGCCGAAATGCACGGTCTCGTACCCAAGATACCGAGGCGAGATAGAGTCCATTCCTACGGCGTTTGCGGGATCGAGCAGCCACGCTAGCACCATCGTATCGGCAAAGCGCGCAGGCGGCTCAATGTTAAAATTATTTTTCACGATCTCAAAATCGTATTTTAAATTTTGCCCCACTACATATCCGCGAAACAGCGAGTCGATCGCGGCCTTTGCCGCGTCCGAAGAAATTTGAGCAGGAGCGCCCAAATAGCTATGCGCGAGCGGGACGTAATAGGCGCGCTCCTCATTAAACGCAAACGAAAAGCCCACGATCTTGGCGCTTTTGCTGTCGATGCTTGTCGTCTCGGTATCAAAGCTCACCAAGGTCTCTGCATCGATACTCTCGCACAGCCTGGCAAGCTCCACGGCATCGGTGATACAAATAGGCTCAAAGGGTGTTTTAAAAGCGCTCTCGGAATTTTTCTCGCTGCAAGCGGAGCCGCCCGGGATAGAATTTTGCCCGTCTAGCCCTCCTACGGCAGCGCCCAAGATAGATCCGCCGCGAGACGACTCTGCGCCCGCACCCTTCCCGCCTGCGCCCAAAACTGAGCTTTTTGCGCCTGCGCCTTTGCCCTCGCCCCAAAGATCAAGTCCGTTCTGCTCCTGCAAGCTTAACGCCGAAAGAAGCCTATTTAGCGCGTAATCTTTTAAAATTTCGCGGATTTTAAAAAGCGGATTTTGCTGCGGAAATTTCGCGTCCTCTAAAGGCGGGATTTCCAGCTCGTCGTAAAGCGTGGCCAGGCGCTTGCTTATGTAGGCGCTCTGCTTCCCTTCTATCAGATACTCGCGCTGTTTGTTCTGCGGCAGGCGGTCTAAATTTGAATAGATCTCATCGAGCGAGCCCCATTCGTCTAAAAGCTTCTTCGCCCCCTTATCGCCGATGCCGCGCACGCCCGGGATATTATCGGCGCTGTCGCCGCAGATCGCCAAAAAATCCACGATCTGCTCTGGATAGACGCCGTAGCGCTGCAAGCACTCCTCCCTTCCGTAAAGCATCTTTTTGCCGTGGCTGTAAATTTTAACGTTTTCGCCGATGAGCTGATACAGGTCCTTATCAGAGGTAACGATGTTGATTTTATGCGTGGCGCCGTACTTTTTAACGACGCTTGCGATGAGATCGTCCGCTTCGTAGCCCTCGCGTCCGAGCGAGTAAAGCCCCATCTTTTCGATCATCTCGATGCAGACGGGCAGCTGCTGCAAAAGTGCGGGCGGCGGGGCTTGGCGGTTGGTTTTGTAGTTGGGGTCGATATCTGAGCGAAAGGTCTTGCCCTTGCTATCCAGAGCGAAAATTATATAATCGCTCTTAAATTCCTTCGAAAGATTTGCGATGAAGCTCGCAAACCCGCTCACCATGCCGCTGGGTTTGCCGTCTTTGGTCTTTAGCCCGCTCATAGCGTAGTAGAGCCTGAAAAAAAAGCCGAACGTATCGATGATCGTGATGGTCTGCATAATGTCCTCGGATTTAGAATTTTAACGCGTAGTGTATTAAAATTCGGCTAAATTTACAAATTCCGAATAGGACTTGACCTGCCTCATTTCAAAATTTTAAAATTTGCTATATAATCGCGCGAAATTTTAAAAAAGGATCAAGTATGGATTTTTTCACAGACTGGCAGGAGTTCGACGCGGCGGGCGCTACGGTGAAATTTTATAAAAAATCGCAAGGCGGCGTGGAGTACATCGGCTTTGATTCGCGCAAATGCGTCCCGCCCGAGCCGATGGTAAATGCGCTGGTGGCGCTAAATTTCGTAAAAGACGAAACCAAAAAGGTCGTCATGGTCAATCATAAATTTCCGATGGGGCTGATCCCGAAGATCGAGTCTAAATTTGACATTGCCCGCGAGGATCTGGACGGCGACGCGGTCAAGCTCACCATCAGCCTAAAACCCGGCGCGGTCAATGAGGGCTTTGATACCGACGCGAAGTGCCACGGCTAAAGGGCTTTAAAATTTAGATGAATATCACGACTTTTTCGCCGCCGTTTCGCATCGTAGGCGGCTATTTCATCTGCGGCTTTATCTTTTTGCTGCTAAGCGCGGCGAGCTTTTTAAAGGCCGATTTCGGCGCGATCCAAGCGCCGCAGACGGCGAGCTTTTTTCACGTATTTTTGCTCGGATTCGTAATCAGCATAATCATCGGAGCGCTCTATCAGCTCACCTCCGTCATCATCCAAAAGGAATTTTTTACAGTCAAATTTGCGTTTTTAAATCTCCTCGCTTACGGTGCGGGCGTGGCACTGCTGAGCGCGGGATTGCTGTTTTCAAGCATCCCTTTGATGCACGCAGGCGGCAGCGCTTTGCTGCTTAGTCTATTTTATTTTACGATCTGCTACGCGCTAAGCTTCATCGGCACGCCCAAATGGAGCTTCCCCGCCGTAGCGCTTGCGATCTCGGCTGCGTTTTTGGCGGTAGGGATCAGCCTTGGCTTTGCCCTCGTGCTAGCGCTTAGCGGCGTGGAGATTTTCGGAGTATATTTTTCAGAAATTTTATCCTATCACATATACTTCGTGCTAGGCTTCGTATTTTTCGTCATCGTAGGCGCTGCGTGCGTGCTACTGCCGATGTTTAGCCTGGCACACGATCTAAGCTTCGCACTAGCAAAAGCTTCGCTGGCGCTGTATCTGCTCGCTGGGCTGTTTTTGCTAAAAGACTTTGGAATTTTCATCGCATTTGCGGCGCTTGCGAGCTTTGCGGCTCAGGCGATCTACATCCTAGCCAGGCGCGTGCGAAAAGCGATAGATTATTGGAATTTAAACGTCTACATCTCGCTAGCGGCTTTGGTATTTAGCGCGGCGTTTTGGCTCGCGGATCGCGCAGATGCGGCAGCATTTGGGCTGCTATACGGCTTTTTGTTCGCCTTCATCGTCGCGCACCTTTATAAAATCGCGCCTTTTCTCATCTGGTACCACTACGTCTCGCCCTTCGTCGGCAAGCGCAAAATCCCTATGCTAGACGATATGATAATCAAAAAGATCGCCTACGCAGCCTGCGTGCCCAACGTCTTAGCGCTTGCGTGCGCGGGCCTTGGAGCGCTAACGCCTGCGGTTATCTTGCAAGCGGCAAGCATAATTTTGGTGCTAATCAACATCGTAAATATCTTTAACTACATAAAATTCGGAGAGGAAAAATGAAAGTAACGAAGGAGCAAATTTACGACGCACTTCGCGCCGTGGTGGACCCTGAGGTGGGCTTTGACGTCGTGTCGCTGGGGCTCATCTACGACGTAGCGGTAGATGAGGCGAACAACGCCAAAGTCACGATGACGCTATCGACTCAGTCGTGCCCGCTGCATGAGATGATGGTAGAATGGGTGCGCGCGGGTGCCGAGAGCGTGGAGGGCGTCGGCGAGGTAGAGATCGATCTCGTCTTTGAGCCGATGTGGAATATCGATATGGCGGAGGATCACGTCAAAGAAGCGCTCGGTAGATTTTAAACAGCTTTGCCGCACCCCGCAGTTTAAGCTTTGAAATTCTAAAATTAGACTTCAAATTTATACCTAGGGGCTGCTATGAAAAAATTTACCAACGGCAAGAAAGAAATTCTGCTTCAAACGCAAGGGCTTAGTTTGATTTCAAAGACGCTACAAAACGGCAAAGAAAGGCTGAGCTCTAAAGAATTCGCAAATTGCGATGCCTTGCAAAAAGCTTTTGTAAAAAAGCAAGTTGATGCCCTAAAAAAGGGCTTCATCTACGAAAACAAAAAAGCAAAATTCGGCGAAGCAATAGCGCATGCCTATATCGGTGGCGGATACAGCGGAGCGCTTGGATTTGCCGAGTTTGAGGATAAATTCTACGTCTATAAATGTAATTTTGACAAGCACGGCTGCGATTATTTAATCGTGCTGGACGGCGAGCTAAGAACTCTTGCGCAAATTAAGCTACCAAAAATTTTAACGTGGAAAATGACCGCTACCAAAAAAGCTTTAGTGCTTGATTTGGACCACGAATTCTTTCTTTTTGACGGAGAAAAATTCAGCAGGCTTTTTGAAGCCTGGGGTATCACAGGAGGAGGCTTTAGCTCTGCTCTAAGCGGCAATGGCGAAATTCTAGCCTGCGGCACAGATGGAATTTTAGCTTTCGGAAGCGACAAGAAGCTAAATTTTAAAACGGAATTTTCGGCAAAGGCCATAGGCTTCGGCAATAAAATTTGCGTAGCCTGTGGGGATGAAGGCGGCAAAAATGTCGCTATGCTCTACCGTCTAAAAGACTTCGCCGAGCTTTGCCGTATCGAATGCGACGTGGGCTATATCCACTCCCTAAACGTGGGGCTTATCAAAAATGACGCGATTTTAGTGGTAAATAACGACTTTGATGAGCTGCATTTTTGGAACGTAGCAAGCAAAAAGCGTCTAAGCGTACCAAAAAGCTTGCCAAGAAGCGTGATGAGGTTTGCCGCAAACGATCAAATTTTTCTTACGTACTTTTACGGTGGATTTAAAGCATTCAGCTTGGAGGATTTTCGCCTCTTAGGCGAGTTTGAGTGCGAGCACTGCGTTAAAACCGCTGCTATTGAAATCGCAGGCGAGCGCCTTTACGTCCGCACCGACTACGGATTTTTTAGCGTCTATTCTTTAGCCAAGAATGGAATTAAAATTTAAAAAGCGCTATTGATACAGATTTATCGCCCGCTTCAAGCTCCTAAAATTAAACGAACTCCGCCCGCCTTAAACTTACGCGACAAGCAGGGGTGGCTATTTAAAGGAATTTTATCGCAAAAATCGCAGGTTTTGAGAGCTTTTTAAGGCTTCCTTTAAGCATTATCAAATTATCCGCGCCGGAGATTTTAAGAGTGGAGTTTTCAAAGCTAAATTCTAAATTTTTTAGCGCGTTTTCGCTTAGAAGGCGCGCAAGCTCCAAAATATAGCTCAGCCAGGCGAGCTTGCCGGCATCGGGCAAAATCGCGCTCAAAGGCGCAAACGTAGCGCCCAACTCGCGCTTTCCGTGCATCGAGATGATCGCGGCTATGAGCGCCTTTTCTTTGTGCGTCGTGCGGTAGTTCAGCCCGCCGAGCACCATATCCGCGCTGGTTTCGTGCTTGGCATAAAAGCCGATCGCCCGCCCGATCTCGCAAAGCGATGCTGCGGTCTGCAGGATTTTAATATATTTTTCGCCCAAGCCGTGTAGAGGCGATAGCGCGCAAAACAGCGCCTTTGCGAACT
This window harbors:
- a CDS encoding trans-sulfuration enzyme family protein, which produces MKIDTLIVKGIEAKSNPHNAVIPPIYLASTFVQESLDDFGKYAYSRGANPTRNAFEELFAKFEGSKYAFALASGMAATSAAFALLKSGDRVLLNNNVYGGTYRYVSGIFKNQGINYDLVDDLNLITEIPSDVKMVFIETPSNPLLRVTDIERISELAHKSGALVVMDNTFLTPYYQRPLEHGADIVVYSATKYIGGHADLIAGIVTTNDDELAARIQFMKNTLGATLSPTDAYSLIRGLKTLSVRFDRQSENTLKIIEFLRSNPAVEAVNFAGSHSASEKKIQDRQASGIGAVISLVLKPQYDYKTFARSLELFDLAVSLGGVESLICHPASMTHESYPRELQERIGISQNLLRLAIGIENADDLIADLTAALEKSKK
- the polA gene encoding DNA polymerase I, with product MQTITIIDTFGFFFRLYYAMSGLKTKDGKPSGMVSGFASFIANLSKEFKSDYIIFALDSKGKTFRSDIDPNYKTNRQAPPPALLQQLPVCIEMIEKMGLYSLGREGYEADDLIASVVKKYGATHKINIVTSDKDLYQLIGENVKIYSHGKKMLYGREECLQRYGVYPEQIVDFLAICGDSADNIPGVRGIGDKGAKKLLDEWGSLDEIYSNLDRLPQNKQREYLIEGKQSAYISKRLATLYDELEIPPLEDAKFPQQNPLFKIREILKDYALNRLLSALSLQEQNGLDLWGEGKGAGAKSSVLGAGGKGAGAESSRGGSILGAAVGGLDGQNSIPGGSACSEKNSESAFKTPFEPICITDAVELARLCESIDAETLVSFDTETTSIDSKSAKIVGFSFAFNEERAYYVPLAHSYLGAPAQISSDAAKAAIDSLFRGYVVGQNLKYDFEIVKNNFNIEPPARFADTMVLAWLLDPANAVGMDSISPRYLGYETVHFGDVVKKGETFASVELDAATIYASEDAWVTLRLYFKLKGLLEPALFKLAQELEFPFVRVLWQMQRCGIKIDVEMIKRLIGRNEKSLRALTDEIYELCGEQFNINSPAQLGAVLFERLGLPAAKRTKTGYSTDESVLKDLTALHPAVGKILDYRELFKLQSTYCEPLLQLALADAQNRVRSNFLQTGTATGRLASKNPNLQNIPARGTFAKNVRDCFLAEGGYSLISLDYSQIELRLLAHFSRDPALLAAFRADEDIHARTAISIFGDAQPAHRTIAKSINFGLIYGMGAGKLSDSLGIARAEAKGYIERYFAAFSTIKEFLQSIKSDAKADGYVSTLFGRRRYFDFANARNNMVYASYEREAVNTKFQGSAADIIKKAMVDISPLLNGEARLILQIHDELIFEVRDDLAQGFGARAQEIMQSAASLNVPLKTSLNIAKRWGELK
- a CDS encoding metal-sulfur cluster assembly factor — translated: MKVTKEQIYDALRAVVDPEVGFDVVSLGLIYDVAVDEANNAKVTMTLSTQSCPLHEMMVEWVRAGAESVEGVGEVEIDLVFEPMWNIDMAEDHVKEALGRF